Within Ovis aries strain OAR_USU_Benz2616 breed Rambouillet chromosome 3, ARS-UI_Ramb_v3.0, whole genome shotgun sequence, the genomic segment ctgtgtggatcacaacaaactggaaaattctgaaagagatgggaatatcagaccaccttacctaccttctgagaaatctgtatgcaggtcaagaagcaacagttagaactggacatggaacaacagactggttccaaatcgggaaaggagtatgtcaaggctgtatattgtcaccctgcttatttaacttatatgcagagtccatcatgagaaacgctgggctggatgaagcacaagctggaatcaagcttgcagggagaaatatcaataacctcagatatgcagatgataccacacttatggcagaaagcaaagaagaactaaagagccttttgatgaaagtgaaagagtgaaaaagttggcttaaagctcaacatttagaaaactaagatcatggcatctggtcccatcacttcatggcaagtagatggggaaacaatggaaacagtgtcagactttattttggagggctctaaaatcactgcagatggtgactgcatcgatgaaattaaaagacgcttgctccttggaagaaaagttacaaccaaccacgactgaagtgacttagcagcagcagcagacggcatattaaaaagcagcgacattactttgctgacagaggttcatctagtcaaagctttggtttttccagtagtcgtgtatggatttgagagttggaatataaagaaagctgagcgccaaagaattgatgcttttgaactgtggcattggagaagactcttgagagtcccttggactccaaggagatccaaccagtccattctaagggaaatcaatcctgaatattcattggcaggactgatgctgaagctgaaactccaatactttggccacctgatgcgaagaactgactcatttgaaaagaccctgatgctgtgaatgattgaaggcaggaggagaaggggacgacagagggtgagatggttggatggcatcaccgattcaatggacatgaatttcggtaaactccaggagttggtgatggacagggaggcctagcatgctgcaatccatggggtggcagagtcggacacgactgaatgaactgaattaTGATCCcaattactttaaaaagcaaaaaaggaaactatatgtTTTGTCAAATGTAATGTCAAGGGGGTGATGAAGTTTGATCTGTGGTGCCAACAACACACCTGTACCCTTGCTCTTCCCACCCCAGCAACAAGCGAGGCCCCGAGATTGGGTGGGAAAAGGCTGAATTGAAGCAAGCCAGCAGTGACCATCACTGTGGGATTCTTCTGGACACACACAGTCCCGGGAGGCTGCAGCTTAATCAGGCCACTGCCCAGGGGACAAAAGGTGTGCAGTCATTTCCTCATAAGCCCCCTCTGAGCTTAGCCCAGAGCTGGAGAGGGTGGACATCACTCTCAGAAGCCACCCGAAGAAGATCTGGTCCCTGCCCAGATCTACAACCTCATGAAACTGGGACCAAGACAAGTCAGACTCCTACTACCATAACGGCCTTAAAACCTGACCCACCCACCAAGgtcttcctgcccccaccccttggCCAACCTTGTTCGCTTTCTGCTGTCTTCCCTTCACGGGGTTCCCCCGGGTGCCAGGCCTGGGGGCCGGTGTCCGCTTGGCTTTCCTGGCAGCCCGGCCTGGGCAGGCTTCAAAGACAGCAGCTGCGGCCTTCACCCTCTGGCCACGGGCATTGGGAGGGGTGGCACAGGTGGCCCCCACGCGCAAGTTCAGCCCAGCCAGCCACCTGAGAAgaaaagtgggggtggggaagcccCCGTGCCGAGCTTTCCCGAGGACAGCGAGGAGGCCCCCAGGGATTTGGGGACGGTGGGGCCCAGTGGGTGAGTGGACGCACCAGTTACGTGATCCTGAGCAAGTCAAACCTCAGTCCCCTTCCTGTAAAAGGGGGCCAGTAATAAACAGTGGCGGAGGACTGGTGAGCCAAACTGATCTAGACAAGCTACTGAATTTAACATCATTTTACAGTCGCCATCATCCCCTTTACAGACGACAAAACAAGCACAGAGAGGCCACGTTCCTCAAAAGGAGACAATCACAGAGGCGGGTTTGAGCCCCGGTCACTGGGCTCCAGGGCCCTTGCTGCTTTCTTGGGCAATGATGTACAGCGCTCACACACTGACTAGGTCCACTCAGCCAGGCAGATTTCACCCCCGCTTTATGGATGAGGGAATAGAGGCTCTGGGAAACCCACCCCAAGCCCTGTGGGGTGGCTCCCCAGAGGGTAGCTGGCCCTGGCAGGATCCTCCCCCGTGAAAGGTGCTCAGATGGCACCGACTTGGTGCCCCCAGGGAGACGGTGGGGGCTTGAGAGCAGCTGGCCGGGCCCCTAGCTGGGGGGGTTCAGGCGGGGGTGCTCACCTGTGAAGCGGAAGCAGCTGGCAGTcacagtggaatgggttgccgctGAGGTCAACGAGCTCCAGCTCACTGAGACCGGGCAGGGCGGGCAGCGTCCGCAGCTGGTTCTTCTGCAGGTGTAGGCTCCGGAGCCGGGGCCCCAGGCCCGAGAAGGCCCCAGGAGAAATCTGCAGGAAGGTGCCAGGCCCTGGTGTGAGCTCCTGCCTGCCTGGGGAGTGGCGAGCCCAAGGCGGGGGCGGGAAGGGCAGTGCTTGTGGAAGACTCAGGCTGGTCCTGTtgggacctgacctgagccatgacaggctcgaAGGGCCACACTAGGCCTAGGCCTCAAGCACTTGCCCTCTGCAAGTCACCCAGACCCCCCAGTTCATGGTTCTTTCTGCTAGGCCCTATCCCccatataatataatttatttataaatatttgattataaatataaatatgacttataaatatctatatataattatatatatatatatatccccccaTATAATTATAACAAAAGCCCTGCCCACAACATGTGTAACAGAGGTAACCCCACAGACCCTGGGGAGCTCCCGCCTCCAGGCCTCAGCAGTGTCCTCCCTGCTCCCTGTGGCACAGCATTCAGCCTGATCTGTGGCCCACACCTGAGCTCTTAGGGGCAGGCGCAGTGCCCGGCTCCTCTCAGGGCCCACATGCCCAGCCTGCCTCCCCTCGCCCCTCCTCCCCTGCGCCCACCTGCTCCAGGCCACTGCTGTTCAGGAAGAGGTGCTGCAGTGAACGGCCCACGGGCCGGAAGGCGCCATCTCGTAGGGCCCGGAGCGGGTTCCCAGAGAGCTGCAGCTCCAGGAGGGCCGGCAGCCCCTCCAGGGCCTCAGTGGGCACCTCGCCCAGCCGGTTCCTGTCCAGGTGCAACTGCTCCAGCTCCCGAGCGGGGCCCAGCGCCCCAGGGGACACTCGGGTGAGGCGGTTTCCACTCAGGTAGAGCCAGCGCAGGGCCCGCCCACCTGCCAGGTCACCGGGCGCCAGGTGGTCCAGGGCGTTGTCCTGCAGGTGCAGGGAGAAGAGGCTGGGCAGAGCGAGCAGGGCGGCCCCTGGCACCCGCACAAAGCGGTTCCGCTCCAGGTACAGGTAGCCCAGGCGGGGGGCGCCCTCGAGAGCGGCAGCGCTGAGGCCGGACAGCCGGTTGTCCGACAGGTAGAGGTAGACGAGGCTGTCCAGCCCCGCCAGGGCGCCCGCCTCCAGCTCCGTGAGGCCGCAGTGCTGCAGGTGCAGCGACACGAGGCGGCCCAGGCCCGGGAAGGCCGCCTGGGGCACCACGGGGAAGCGGTTCCGCCTGAGGTCCAGGAGCTGGGTGTCGTTGGGGAAGCCGCGGGGCACTGCCTGCAGGCCCCGGCCCTCACAGCTGCTGTGCCGCGACTCCGGGACGCACACGCAGGAGCGCGGGCAGGGCCCGGCCGCCCCGGCCTCCTCCCCAGGGGCGCCGTCAGGGGCGCGGGGCCGCGTGGCCTTCAGCTCttcggcctcctcctcctccgccccGGGCCCGGGGCAGCGCAGGTCCGAGGGCCGCAGGGCGTCCAGGGCCTCCCCGCGCAGGCGCCGCGGCCCCCAGCACGCGCCGTCCGAGCGCACCCGCGCCCGCGCCAGCCACTCCAGCAGCGGCCGGGCCCGGCAGCCGCACCAGAGCGGATTTCCCTGCAGCCGCAGCCGGCGCAGCTGCCCCAGGCCCTGCAGCGGCGGCAGGGCGTCCAGCTGGTTCCCGCGGAGATCCAGGGTATGCAAGCGGGGGCAGCGGGCGAAGGCCCGGGCATCCAGGGCCTGCAGGGCCCCGTGGTCCAGCCTCAGCTCCCGCAGGCCGGGGAGCGCCAGCTCATCCTCCTCGCCCATGTAGGTGAAGGGGTTGTGGCCCAGCTCGAGGCAGGCCAGGCCGCGGGCCTGGGACAAGGCGGCCCCGGGCAGGGCCTGCAGCTCGTTGTGGTGCAGGCTGAGCCGGCGCAGGGCAGGCAGGCCCGCCAGAGCCTCGGGGGCCAGCACGCTGAGCGCGTTGTGCGACAGCTGCAGCCAGCGGGCGCGCACCAGCCCCTGGAAGGCCATGGCAGGCAGGTAGACCAGGGCGTTGTGGGCCAGGTTCAGCGTGGTCACTGCGCCCAGCGCCCCAAACGTTCCTGGCCGCAGCTCCTCCAGCATGTTCCCCGCCAGCTCCAGCCGCTGCAGCGAGCCTAGCCCGTCCAGCGCCTCCTGGGGCAGCGCGCGCAGGCGGTTGGAGGCCAGGTTGAGGAGGAGCAGGCGGCCCAGGCCTCGGAAGGCGCCCTCGGCCACCAGCCCCACCTGGCAGTGCCGCAGGTCCAGGTGCGTCAGGTGAGGCAGGTCCCGGAAGGCAGCCGGGGGGATCTCCTGCAGCACGTTGCCCTGCAGGTCCAGACGCTGGGTCAGCTgagcagggagagggaggggaagctGAGAGGCACCTGGACCACAGCCTGTGCCCCTTGCTAATGCTGGCAGCTGCTCTTCCCTCACCGGGAACAGTCTCCTCCCCCTCATTCTCTCCATCCTGCTTCCtgatgcctcctccaggaagccttcctccaCGGCCACCCGGGTATCCCCCACTCTGGCACTTTCCTCATTGAATCGTCACTGCCCCCTCTACTTTGATTCTCCAGCTCTTGACTCCGCAGGGCAGAGACCATACCTTATCCCAGTAGGTCCCCAGTTCGCTGCCCCAGGGCCTGTAATTAACTCAGTATTATAGGTCACATAACTTGTTCCAATcacttaggattttaaatagatcATCTCCGTTGTTGGCTGTTATcattcccatcttacagatgtgAAGACGGAGGCTCAGGGAGGAAAAGTGACTTGCAGGGGCCTTCCCCAGCCAGGTAGTGGCAGATCCTCCGGTGCCAGCCCAGGCTCCTCCCGCTGT encodes:
- the CHADL gene encoding chondroadherin-like protein; this translates as MERMRGRRLFPVREEQLPALARGTGCGPGASQLPLPLPAQLTQRLDLQGNVLQEIPPAAFRDLPHLTHLDLRHCQVGLVAEGAFRGLGRLLLLNLASNRLRALPQEALDGLGSLQRLELAGNMLEELRPGTFGALGAVTTLNLAHNALVYLPAMAFQGLVRARWLQLSHNALSVLAPEALAGLPALRRLSLHHNELQALPGAALSQARGLACLELGHNPFTYMGEEDELALPGLRELRLDHGALQALDARAFARCPRLHTLDLRGNQLDALPPLQGLGQLRRLRLQGNPLWCGCRARPLLEWLARARVRSDGACWGPRRLRGEALDALRPSDLRCPGPGAEEEEAEELKATRPRAPDGAPGEEAGAAGPCPRSCVCVPESRHSSCEGRGLQAVPRGFPNDTQLLDLRRNRFPVVPQAAFPGLGRLVSLHLQHCGLTELEAGALAGLDSLVYLYLSDNRLSGLSAAALEGAPRLGYLYLERNRFVRVPGAALLALPSLFSLHLQDNALDHLAPGDLAGGRALRWLYLSGNRLTRVSPGALGPARELEQLHLDRNRLGEVPTEALEGLPALLELQLSGNPLRALRDGAFRPVGRSLQHLFLNSSGLEQISPGAFSGLGPRLRSLHLQKNQLRTLPALPGLSELELVDLSGNPFHCDCQLLPLHRWLAGLNLRVGATCATPPNARGQRVKAAAAVFEACPGRAARKAKRTPAPRPGTRGNPVKGRQQKANKEYKGLEGHGP